DNA sequence from the Butyricimonas faecalis genome:
GGCATGGGGCTTGCCGAATTGCAGGACGGGCAGGTACATTACTTCTCCAGGCACCATGACCTGCTCAAACGGGCAGCCATACAGGTTGCCTCGCAGACGGCTTACGGGTTGCTACGTTCCTATCCCCGATACCTCAAATACTGGGAACAGCAGGTGCGGGACAAATATCTTCAGACACAGTCGCAGTCCAGCCTTGCGAACAAGACCGGACAGTACTACCAGCTCATCAGGGAACAGCAGGCGGTGGCGCAGAAGAAAAACCATATCGATTCCATCGTCGGCCGGACAGTGGCGGATTTTCTGGAACTGTCCATATCAGAGGAGGGGAAGTATTATGACAACAGCGAGTGCAAGGTTTTGCCGAACAGCCGGTATGGACTGGTGACATTCGTGGACCTGGGACCGCAGGTACAGGTCAGCAGCCGGAACAATATCCTGCTGACCCGGGTACAGGGGCGGGACTATACCCGCAAGGAATATATATCCGGGGGTGACCTCGAGATTACCATCAACGGCAAGATCACCTCCAAATACCCGGACGTGTATCCCGAGGCGGAAGTGTCCAAGTTTATCAGGCTGGTACAATACAAGGGTGTCATCGATTGCGACAACACGGTATTGCGCCAGTTCAACATTTCACGGTTGATTATACAGGGCTATACCTTACAGCCTACGGATTGCCGGAACGTGCAGCCGTATTCGCTGAACTGTGTCGCCGTGGAGCCATCGGAAGCCGTGGAACTGAAACTGGCGGAACAGGAAAAGGTGGACACGGCCATCAAGCACACGAACAAGTGGATCAAGTATGTTAAATTCGGTACGGAGGTCATCGACCCCGCCTCGTTGCTTAAACTGACACGTTTATGGGTATAGCTGCAATGGATATCCTCTGCTGTCGCATCACCATCGGGGATGCCGACCCATCCAATCCGATGAGGATACAGAACGGCGTGGAGATTACGGAAGTCCAGTCGCTCGAAATCAACGAGAGTTACAAGAAGCTGATCGGAACGGCCAAAGTGATATTCCCGAAAGGGTCGGTATGCCGCTCCACGATTATCGGGAACGTGACATTGGAGGGCAAGGACGTGTCGAGGATAACGACGGAGGTGATGCAGGACGGTGTCATCATCGAGAAACGCAGCGCGCAGCGTCTGGTTGACGAGACGACATTCAAGGTCGGACAGCGCATCAATATCAAGCTGGGCTACAACGGCGTGCTGAAAAATATGTTCGACGGATACATTACCGGATACAATTCGGACAGCACGCTGGAAATCCAGTGTGAGAATATGGCCTACAAACTCAAACTGAAACAGGCACCTCATTTCGAGACCCCGGCGAAAGGGACGACGGTGAACGAGGTGCTGGAAGGCAAGTATAATATCCTGAAAGATACCGGCTTCAGGATACACTCGGATACGAAGCGGTTTGAGATACATATCGGCAAGGTAAAGGTCACGGACAACTTCACGGTAGCGGATATCCTTTCCGAATGGTCGAAGTACAAGGTCTACTGCTTTTTGAAATACGATGCCGATGATGACGGGGCCATGCCGTCCATTGCCGTCGGGCGTCCTTATTCGTCCAGCAAGGCTCAGCCGGTATTCCCGGAGGACGAATCGACAGGACCGTACAGGATATACTTCAACGAGCATGTGGCGCAGAGCAACCTGAAAGTGGTCAAGACCGATCCGAAGTTTTTGGCGGTGACGGGCAAGGCACTCGGGACGGATGAAAAATTCTTTGAGGTGACGGTACGCATGAATCCTGAATACGACCCGGAGATGCCGGGCAGCAAGGAGTTTCAGACGGTCAATGCCACGCAGATTTCAAAAAAGACGCACAAGGTAACTGGCAACACGACGGCATCGGGAGCGAAGACCAGGACCAAGGTGGATTTATCCACATATACCATCGTACCATATATGTCACCTCATGTCGGAATCAATTCCGACCGGCTTGTAGAAGAGACGACGGAATACTTTCGGAATTACAATCTGAACGGAATCACCGGCAATGTGACAGTATTCGGGGATTTCGGACTGTCTCCTGCCGTACAGGTGGAACTGATCGACTACCGTAATCCTTCCAAGAACGGCGTATACCTCGTGGAGGAGGTAACGACAACTTTCGGAGTGGGTGGATACAGACAACAGCTGGGCATTCCGTACAGGATTCGCAAATGACCATATTGTTTATTAATGGACATTCTTTCCTTCCAGAAAATACCCGAAAAGGAAAAACGGCATTCCGTGCCGCTCCAAGGAACATCACTGCTTTTTATTCATAATTAATCCACTGCATTTTTACAAATCCATGTCTTTAAAAATATTTTACAACAGGGGCGTTTCGGCAGGAAGAATAATATCTGCAAATACCTTTGATATAAATCAGTTAATCATCTTTTTGATTCTCTGAACCAGTATGGTCTTTCGTTTTTCTACAAAATCAGAAAAATTAGACAATGAAAGATCCGTATCCGGAATAAGGTGGTCCTCCATGAATTTCTGCATGTCCTTGTTCCGGGTCTGTTCACTAACCCACTTGTCCAATGGCTTGGCGTTTTTAGACTCGTTCTCATTGGCATCGAGCATCTGCAGGTTTAGGATGGAATTGTAGACCTGCCAACCATATTTTTCCTTGTCTTTCTCTTCCAGATCATTGTATGCAGAGGCTGGGTGCAGGTGGTCCTGATGGAAATTATTGTTCCTGTAATCAAGATTCGGATACAGCATGGCCAATATTGGGAAACTATATCGTGAGTCTTTCTGGCTGTAAAGCAAGTCTTCTATAAAATCGTCACCTACATCCGACAGTTTCTTGATTTCAGAGTTTATTTCTGCTGCCGGGAACAATGTCACGGTTTCTTTTATATAACAGCCGGTGATGTCTGTAGTATATGCCCTTCTTGACTGTGCAAGAACGGAATCAGCACTTGCTCCGAATGCCCTGCGGAGCAGAATTGAGAACAACCATTTTTTTATGATTTCACAATCCTCTCTATTTCCCATCTTTTTGTAAAAATCCTGATATATGTCCTTGTGGTAAAGATAATATAGTATGGGCATGGCGGCATTATATGAAGTCATTGTGAAATCCGTCAGTCCGAAAGATCTCAGCAAGTCGAACAGGTTTGAAACAGCATCCCTGATCCTAGTCCAATTATTTTCCACCAGTTCAATAAAACTCAGATTGAAACTTGTTATAAGGGAACGCACATCTTTATGATATAAGTACAGGAACGATTTCAATATGAAATCGTGAGATATATTAAATCCTTTAGAACGTATGTGCTCAACCAGATTCTTGATTTCTGTCTTTGCGTCCATCTGTTTACAATTGGCAATGGCGATGGACATCAGAATATCCGAAAAACTTAATGCAGTACCCCCGGAATTGATTCGAATAAAAATATTCACAGCTTTGTCAGGTTTCTGTTCATCCTCCTCGTAAAAATTTATATTGAGCTTGGTATGAATGACATTGTCCAACAGTCTCAGTAGTCTTTTGGATTCTTTGTCTATGTTATTGTCCTCGGCAAATTCATCGATGCCATAATTGTAATCCTGATGCAAAGCCAAAATCTTGCCTACACGGAACCATTTTTCACTAGACTTGTCAATAAATAAATCTTTTTCTTTGGATATGTTCTTGTCAACAAAGGAAAAGATGAACTCCCTGTCACTTTCCTCCTGTGTGTATTTACGGGATATATTGAGATATAGATGCCGGGTAGGAAAATTAGATTCAGAATAATCCCAACGTTTCCTATAATCTTTGTACGCATAGCTGCCGCACAGACCGATATATAATGATGTCAATCTCTGTTGTCCGTCCAATATTGCATAAAAATCGTTGATATTGTCCGTAGGAATCGGATCGTTGCATATCCGATGATACTGTATGAAAGCTGATAGAAACTTATAAAACCGGAAATCTGTTTTTGTGCCTCCTTTTACCTTCCAAAACAACATGGAACTGATTGGATAGCCTTTCATCAGAGAATCAAACAACTTTTCTATCTGTTCTGCCGACCATACAAAATCTCTCTGAAAAGCCGGCAATAGGTATTCATTCCGGTGGATACGTTCTATAGCCTGCGCTATCGTTATTGGTGATTGGAAACCTGCCATACTACTAATCAAGTGTTTTTTTACAAAGATAGAAAATTCTAATTTCATGTTTAATTTTTGAAGAAGGAAAATGCAAACCTGAATATATTCCAACGACCTATTCTTCTATAAAAAAATCAATGTCTTCAGATAAGTCGAATCAGTTGCTTATCCGTGAGGCTATCCGCAAGATAGCCTTGGGGCGGAGTATGGAGCGTATCAATCTGGCTCCCGGAGGCATGTCCGGTATCGGGACGGCCCGCATGATACACGGCTATGTCGCTAAGATACACGATAACCCCTCGGACGAGGAGTTTTCCGACTACGGCGGTACCATTGATGTCGGCGAGTACCCGGACGAGACGGCCTCCGCCGAACCAGTCATCCATAAAGGCGTGCTGCTCTCGGCCGCCACCAACAGCGAAGGCGGCTTCCTGATCGTACCTGCACTCTTTTCCGACGTGACCATCTTCATGGATGCCGCCACCCGCTATGCCTATGTGGTTAACTTCTCCCATGTGGATATCCTGCGGCTCAATGCCCGCACGGAAACCGTCATCGGCGTGACCGAAATGGAGGAGCTGGATCCGGAAAACGACTCCTCCCCGGACTACGACGAACTGGAAACCACCGGTAACGAGACCTCCACCCGCTATACGCCGACTGCCGTCACAACAACCGTCAGGAATGACAAGGACAAGGAAGCGACAACCGTTATCGATGCGGAAAGCATCACGCATACGGTGGACAAGTCTGAAGTCAGACAGACAGCAGATAAAGTGGTACAAAAGGTCAATTCCACGACCGTTGCCGTTGCCGACAACAAGGTGACGCTCGGTGACGAAAATGCCACCGAGCCGCTGGTTCTAGGTAATGAGCTTGCCCGGCTGATGCTCGACTTCCTGACAGAATGTTCGAAAATCATGACCCCCACACTGATGGGCACGATGTCGCCGATCAATATGCCGAACTTCATCTCGCTGACATCACGTATCCAGAATTTTCTTTCCAAGACCAGCTACACCAAATGAGCGTACAACTGCATCCCGATATAGAAACCCTCGACAAGGAGAGCCTGTGCTATTCCATCTATGCACAGCTGTACCATAACTTTTTCAATGCCCAGCAGAAAAAGGACGACGAGCATCCTTACGGCATCGAGGAAGGCGACGAGACCAGTCTGAGACTGAAGAATACCGCTTACGGTTTTGCATCCGCCATTGCCGGAGCCGTTGCGGGAGAGGGCGGTTCCGGAAGTGGCGGTTTGCTGTTGGATTACCTGAAGAAATCGGGCGGTGACATGACCGGCAGGCTCAGTGCCAATTACGGTTTCGAAGCCGGCATTGGAAACACCCGTATCCTGGAAACCTATTCGCAGGACATTACCGATCCGGAAGGTGTGGTAACTGCCGTCGAGTACGGTATCAGGATTACCGGCAACCTGAAAGTCGGGGGTGACAGCCTGCATATCGGCGGCAGGCAGTTGCTCCGTTACGACGCGGACAAGGCCACCGCTACAATCAATGCCTCCCATATAGACTTTCTGGATGCGACGGTACATTCCAAAGGGGCATGGATTATCGGGGACGAGGATACAGGAATATTCATCTCCCCGACACGGCTGGCCGTGGGCGGGCAGGATGTCTACCATCGTGGCAACGCCAATACGGACACGGCGGATTGGACGATGCGGGACGGCATGGTGAGACGGAATCTGACGGTGCGAGGGAGTACGGTCATGGACGGCGGACTGAAAGCCTTGCAAGGCGTGGAACTGGGCGACAAAGGGAAATGTCTGCTTTCGTTTTCGGAAGAGGATGTCGCGCTCGGCGGATTCCTCTCGTTCCTGGACGGGTTCGGCATCCGGATCAGAGATGTTCCCGTACTACTCCGTACCGACAAGGACAAGATACAGTTCGGGAGTATCGGCGGTGACCTTCTTTTAGGCGGCGACCATACCCCGAAGATACGCCTGTTCTCCGGCATATCGGACGTGGACGGCGAGTGCCTGATGCTTTCCCCTTACGGAAAGGCGTGTTTTCCGGGCTCGCTGACTGTCCGCCACAACTACGGCGCCGACCTGCTCTCCTCATACCGGGTAGACACTTCCGATGAAGGTATCGTTATCCACAAGCGCCTGCGAATGGGCACGGCAGAGGGATTCATGCTCTCAGGCGACAGGGAGCGCGTATCGCTTTCTTCCGAGGTAATCTACGAGGAAGAAGGCAAAAGGACGGCTATCCCTCACAGCACGGATTTTTCACACCGTCCGTCCGTGAGCTGTTATGCCCCGCAGAACCGTCACAGCGAATCATTCCATATCTGCACCGATGCCGATTTCCTTACGGTCGGCGTTCCGTTGGAAGCAGCCGGGCATATCGGAATCCATGCGTCGCCCACCCGGATTACTGACAGAACCCTATACTTGACAGAGGCGTTACGCCTGCAAGCGGTGGAGGACGGTATCCGGCATTACGGAAACAGCGTCTTTACCGGGGCGCTCTCTTCGGAGTTCTTTTCCCCGGGCCTTTCCGGAAGCGGATGGGCTGTCCGCCGGAACCGGACGACAGGAGGCGTCTCCGCCACATTCGACGAGGTGGTGGCCCGCCGTAAGTTCCGCGCCTATGAGTTCGAGGTCAAAAAGACTTCGGTAACCAACGGTTCCTTCTGGATCAGCGACAGCTGTTCGGGAGACACCGTGGAAAAACTGTCATAATCCATGTCCGTATTCCGTTATCCGACATACAAGATCCGTATCGCCCCCGACTCGCAGAAGACACAGGGACTGCAAGCCGGGGATATCATCCGCAGGCAATATGCCGAACGGGAGCGTACCGT
Encoded proteins:
- a CDS encoding DUF6046 domain-containing protein, which translates into the protein MGRLIQIAASTLLSGGILNHGSLGGYISNATRLALGMGLAELQDGQVHYFSRHHDLLKRAAIQVASQTAYGLLRSYPRYLKYWEQQVRDKYLQTQSQSSLANKTGQYYQLIREQQAVAQKKNHIDSIVGRTVADFLELSISEEGKYYDNSECKVLPNSRYGLVTFVDLGPQVQVSSRNNILLTRVQGRDYTRKEYISGGDLEITINGKITSKYPDVYPEAEVSKFIRLVQYKGVIDCDNTVLRQFNISRLIIQGYTLQPTDCRNVQPYSLNCVAVEPSEAVELKLAEQEKVDTAIKHTNKWIKYVKFGTEVIDPASLLKLTRLWV
- a CDS encoding DUF262 domain-containing protein, with translation MKLEFSIFVKKHLISSMAGFQSPITIAQAIERIHRNEYLLPAFQRDFVWSAEQIEKLFDSLMKGYPISSMLFWKVKGGTKTDFRFYKFLSAFIQYHRICNDPIPTDNINDFYAILDGQQRLTSLYIGLCGSYAYKDYRKRWDYSESNFPTRHLYLNISRKYTQEESDREFIFSFVDKNISKEKDLFIDKSSEKWFRVGKILALHQDYNYGIDEFAEDNNIDKESKRLLRLLDNVIHTKLNINFYEEDEQKPDKAVNIFIRINSGGTALSFSDILMSIAIANCKQMDAKTEIKNLVEHIRSKGFNISHDFILKSFLYLYHKDVRSLITSFNLSFIELVENNWTRIRDAVSNLFDLLRSFGLTDFTMTSYNAAMPILYYLYHKDIYQDFYKKMGNREDCEIIKKWLFSILLRRAFGASADSVLAQSRRAYTTDITGCYIKETVTLFPAAEINSEIKKLSDVGDDFIEDLLYSQKDSRYSFPILAMLYPNLDYRNNNFHQDHLHPASAYNDLEEKDKEKYGWQVYNSILNLQMLDANENESKNAKPLDKWVSEQTRNKDMQKFMEDHLIPDTDLSLSNFSDFVEKRKTILVQRIKKMIN